The sequence AAAAATCGGCAGAGCCCGCCAGGAACGCCTGGGATCTGGCGGCCAACTACGAGCGTGGCGACTGGTCCTTCGGCCTGGGCTATGGCGACTGGGGCCCGGCCCGCCAGGCCACGCTGCGCGCCACCTACGCCCTCAATGACAGCTGGACCTTCTCTGCCTATCACCAGTACAGCCGGGGCTGGGACCATGCCAACTACGCAGTCGACGCCAGCCAGGGCGGTCGCCACACCACACGCCTGGCCAGCATCTACACCCAGGGCGCCAATGAGTACCACGTCAACGTGGGCTATGCCGGCAAGGCCGCAGGCCAGGGCGACACCCAGGCCCTGCAATGGACCCTGGCCTACAACCACAACTTCAGCAAGCTGACCAAGGTGTATGCGCTGTTCACCCGCATCCACAACCGCGACCAGGCCAGCTACGGCACGGGTGTGCAAGGCGGCGATCTGCGCTCGTTCGGCGTGGGCATTCGCCAGTATTTCTGAGCATGGTCGCCGTCTCAAAGAGGAGCCCTCGTGGCTTCTCTTTGCATGCAGCACTCTTTATTCAATAGCAACCTATGCGCCATGCATATGCGCCAGCTGCACTTTTTCTTTGTAACTTCGGCTTGCGAATTTCCGCTGCAGGACTACAGCGTTTTCGCCGAATCTTTGTAACATCTGCGGGCATGAAACGATTCATACGCCAGCTGCGTGCCTGCACGCTCGCCACCTTGCTGCCACTGGCCCCTTTGGCCGCAACCCATGCCGCGCCACCTACCGCTGCGGCCAATCAGGAAATCGAGCATTTGATTGTTCACCTCCGCAACTCGGGCTGCGAGTTCCAGCGCAATGGCAGCTGGTTTGACAGCAAGCAGGCGGCCGACCATCTGCGCAAGAAATACGACTACCTGCTTCGAAAAGACTGGGTGGCCACGGCAGAGGACTTCATCACCCGCGCCGGCAGCGAAAGCAGCATGAGCAGCAAGCCCTACCAGGTGCGCTGCGCCAACCAGGCGGCAGAGCCCAGTGCGACCTGGCTGCGCACCGAGCTCGAGCGCTACCGCAGCGCCCGCAAATAAGGCCGTTCAGGCCATGGGTGTGGCGCTGGCGCGCTGCACCGCCGCATCACACCAGCGCTGCGCCACCGCGGGTGAGGTGGTGCACACGGCCTCGTGGGTGACGGTGGTGACGGCACGCTCCAGCAGCTGGATATCGGCCTCATGCTGGCGCGCCACATGCGGGTCTTCAAAAAATATGGCGCGCTGGCAGCGGCGCTCCAGCACCAGGTCGGCAATCTGGGCATCCCCGCCCAAGGGGCCGCTGTGGTAGCGGTCCACCCAGGGGCGGTCCGTGGGCCAACCCTTGCTCCAGGCCAGCTCGTTGAGCTTTTGCCCTGTGGTGCCCGTGCCCACACGGCGCGCAAAGCGCGACAGCAATGCGAAGTTGCGCGCGGCAAAGTCCAGCATGGCCGGCTTCATGGCATCGTGGGCAATCAAGGCCACGGTCTGGCGCTCCAGGTCATGGAAGCGGTCGGCGCTGCGATCCGGCACCAGACCGGCATGGATGCGCTCCATCTCCACCCAGTCGCGGGTGCTGGCCACGGTAGACAAAAAAGGCTTGCCATGGATCACGCACTGGCGCTTCAGGGCCAGTGCCTCGGGAAAGATGGAGGACGGGTCCACCGGGTCCGTCAGGTAAATGGCGCCATCCAGCACACGGCCTTCACCAGGCATTCCCACCACCTCGGCCACCAGCTTCATCAGGCCACCATCGCGTCCATAGGGGTAGCGCACCAGGCCTTTGTAGCCCTGCAGCATGGCGGCTGCGGCAATGGCGTCATAGGTGCGGCCCACGGTGTGAAAGCCCAGCTGCAGCTGCCGAATGCCCGGCTCGCAGGCGCGCAGCAGGGCAAACAGGGCTCCATCTTCGTTCTGGTGGTGCAGGCGGTTGGCGGCGAGTCCCAAAAGCATGGTGGCGCATTCCTCTCAAAAGGCTGGAGCCGCCAAGCATAGACGCAAAAGCCGGCACGGCCTGGAGAAATGACCGAGGGGCCATTTGTCTGGCCGCCATGGCTGTGGGGCACGGCGGGGCCGCATGAAGTGCGGGCCCGTCGTTACCGTGGCAGCTATTCCACGCCTGCACCACCCTGCCATGACTTCCTGCACCGGCTACCCCGACATCGATGCCATCAAGATCGTGCACACCCCTGCCAGCGTCAACCACGCTCTGCAGGCCGGCTGGATCTTGCTGCAGGTTCACAACGCCCCGCCCACTGCGCACCAGGAACATGCCACGCTGATCTTTGTATTGGGCCGCCGTCGTGGCAGCAGCACCCGCGACAGCAATGCCGGCCCGGCCGAGCGCCCCTACTTTGACCTGCAGCCCGGTGACGATCCCGAGCACCCGCCCGTGAGCACCTTGCAGCAGCTGGAAATCCCCCCCTCGCCATCAGGCAGGTGACACCGAACCGCATCTCCACCCAGGGCAGCACCGCAGCTGCGCCCTGAAGGAAACCCTGGTGCCGTGGAAAGCGGCAGGGCTGCGGTATCCTCGGCCCAGTTTTTTCCAGCCTGCGGACGCCCGCCATGGTCCGGTTTGCCGGGCCATTTGCTTTTCCAGCACCGGGCTTTCGCACCCAGCCGCTTTCCCACGCCATGACTGCCTCGCTCCCTCTGCCCTGCATTGCCATCGCTGGCCCCACCGCATCCGGCAAAACCGCTGCGGCCCTGGCACTGGCTGCCGTGCTGCAGCAGCGCGGCCTGGCCGCAGAAATCATCAGCGTCGACTCCGCCTTGGTCTACCGCGGCATGGACATTGGCACGGCCAAACCTACGCCCGCCGAGCTGGCCGCCGTACCCCACCACCTGATCGACATTCTGGAGCCCACACAAAGCTATTCGGCCGCCGAGTTTGTGCGCGACACCGAACGCCTGGTGGCCGAGATTCGCGCGCGCGGTGCCGTGCCCCTGCTGGTGGGCGGCACCATGCTGTACTTCAAGGCCTTGTTTGAGGGGCTGGACGAAATGCCCCCCGCCGCCCCCGAGGTCCGCGCCCAGCTGGATGCCCAGGCTGCCGACATCGGCTGGCCTGCCATGCATGCCGAGCTGGCCAAGGTCGACCCCGAGGCCGCGGCCCGCCTGGCTCCCGGCGACAGCCAGCGCATCCAGCGCGCGCTGGAGGTGTGGCGCGTGTCCGGTCGGCCGCTGTCCAGCTTCCACACCGCCAAAGACCCATCGGCCCCGCGCTTTGATGCCACGCTTTTCTCGCTGGAGCCCACCGACCGTGCCTGGCTGCATGCGCGCATTGCCCAGCGTTTTGAACAGATGCTGGAGCAAGGCCTGGTGGAGGAAGTGCGCGCCCTGCGTGCCCGCCCCGAGCTGCACCTGGACCTGCCCAGCATGCGCTGCGTGGGCTACCGCCAGGTATGGGAAGAACTGGATTGGCAAGAGCGCGGGAGCAAGCCCGCGCTCAACCTGCACCTGGTGCGCGAAAAAGGCATTGCCGCCACCCGCCAGCTGGCCAAGCGCCAGATCACCTGGCTGCGCGGCATGCGAGAGCGCCAGACCATTGACTGCCAGGCACCCGACGCTATCGCCCAGCTGGTGATGGCCGCATGGGGCGTGGTGCAGGCCCGGCTGCCGCGCTGAAACCGCGCCAATGTGGCCCGGCAGCCGCTATCCCTTGGATAGCTGTTGCTGCAGATACAGCCTGCATTTCACAGAGGAATCCATCAAAAATCATTGCTGTCTCGGTAAAGGCAGCTATGGTTTTTTTCATGTCATTGCAGACCCGGCTGCCGCCTGGACTGCCTGCCCATCCACCGCATCGGCCACGCTCCAGGCCGCATAGGCCTGCGGGGGCAGCGCGGCCAGGTTGGCGCGCTGCAGCAGCACACGCACGGCATCCTTGCAGCGCGCCAACCGCAACTCCACGCCCCATTGCTGCATTTGTGCGGCAAAGCTGGCCAGGGCTTCCAGGCTGCTGCCGTCCAGATCGGAAGACTCCTCCAGGCTCAGCACCAGAGCCTGCAGCCCCGCACCACGCCCAGCTTGCACCTGGGCACCCAGGGCGGCAAACACCGCCTCGGCATTGCCAAAGAACAGCGGCGCCTCGGGTCTGGCAATCAGCAGGCCGGCCTGCACCTGGGCCTCGGGGTTCAGCGCTGCATCCACAAAATCATGGGACTGGGGCAAACGCCCCAGCCAGCTCAGACGCGGCTGGGCAAAGCGTTTGAGCAGCATGGCAATGCTGACCGCAATCGCCACCAGCAAGCCATCGAGCACGCCAAACAGCAGCACGGCGGCCAAGGCCGCCAGCACCACCAGCCGGTCGCGCTTCCAGGCGAAATAGGGTTTGAGCGCCGCCGGGCTCAAGCTATGGCCCACGGCATGCATGACCACGGCGGCCAGCAGGGGCTCGGGAATGCGCTCCATCCAGGCCAGCAGTTGCCAGACCAGCAAGCCTATGGCCGCGCAGGCAATCAGGCCTGCGGCCTTGCTCCGCGCCCCCGCCACCTCGTTGGCCGAGCTGGCCGAGTAGCCCGCCCCCACCGGCAGGCCCTGGAACAGCGCCGACAAGGTATTGGCCGCGCCCAGGGCCAGCAGGTCGCGGTTGGGCGAGACCGCATCGCCATGGCGCAAGGCCAGGCTGCTGATGGAGCTGTACGACTCGGCATACAGAATCAAGGCCAGGGCCATGGCCAGCTGGCCCACACGCAGCCACTCGGCCATGGCCAAGGTCGGCAGCTCGGGCCGTATGCCCCCCAGCGCCATGGACCCCACGCTGGCAATCCCCCAGGCCTGGCCATAGCCCAGGCTTTGAAAAACAATGCCGGCGGCAATCACCAGCAAGGCCCCGGGCACGGCCTTGAAGCGCCCCAACAGCCGCAGGGCCAGCAAGCCAGCCAGCAGCATGGCGAGGCCCGGCATATGCCAGGACCGCCACTGGCTGAACAGCTCCCAGCCGTAGCGCAGAAAATCGCTGTGCACCGGGTGTACGCCCACGGCCACGGGCAGTTGCTTGAGCACAATGGTCAGCGCCAACCCCAGCGCAAAACCGCGCAGCACGGGCTTGGCAATGAACTGCGACACCGCACCCAACCTGGCCAGGGCCGCCAGAAAAAAGATCACCCCCGCCATCAACACCATGGCCAGGCCCATGGCATGCTGCTGCGCCCCGCTCACATGCAACACCGACGCAGTGGCCGCCGCCAACACCGCCGCCGAGGACGAAGTGGACGAAACGATGGCAAAACGGCTGCTGCCCAGCAAGCCATAGGCCAGCAGACCGGCAAACAAGGCCACGACACCGGCCTGGGGCGGCACACCAGCAATGCCGGCATAGGCCACGGCCTCGGGCAGCAGCAGGCCAGCGATCGACAGGCCTGCCACCCAATCAGCCCCCCGAGGCAGTGACGGCATTCGCATCGGAGCACTCCTATTCTTTGATGGGATGGGTAAATCTTTTGGAGGCGGCCAGAGCCAGTAGCCCGCCCCAAATCTGCCGCTCAGGGGGTTGACTGAACCCCTGCCCATCCCGGAAGGAAGCGCGCCTGCGGGCCGCGGGCCAATGCCACGGCAGCCACCACAGCCGACTCGGGCAGGCCTTGGCCGCCCTGGCTGCTCAAGCTCTTTTTGTCGAAATGCGGGCGAAAGAAATCGGCCCACAAAAACTCCACAAAGGGGGCGGAGTCCTTGGCATAGCCGCCGGCCTTGCGCACCTCGCCGGCCAGGCTGCGGTAGGGGTCGTCCTTGAGCTGCTCCAGGCGCTTGGGAATGGCGCTGAATGCCTGGCGCCGGCCTTTTTCGTCGTAGGGATGGGTCCAGTGGTGGAACTCCATCAGCCGCCAGAACATATCCGGCTCCACCGCGCTGTAATCGGCCAGCAGCATGACCCAGACCTGGTCCACGCTTTCTTGCATCAGCGCCTGGCCCAAGTGGTGGTGGTCCACGATGAAGAAAAGCCCACGCGGCCCGCGCACGGCCGGGAACCAGTGGCTGTGCAGCAGCTTGTCTCTGGCCTTGGATTTGAGTTGCGCCCATTGGGCGCGTTTGACGGCCACCTCGGCGGCCCCCACCGTCATTTGCGTGGGCCGCAAATCGGCCAGCGCGACCTGCTCCATATGCTGCTGAATCGGCATTGCAACTCCTGCGACAAGCAATGCCCCATTGTCAGCCAAGCCCACGCGGCCCGGGTTGGCAGTGGTCCAGGGTGATGCAAAACAGCAGCACCCAAGACCATTTGCCCATTCACCCCGGCGCGCGCACCCGGTAGCTTTTGCTCTCGAAAGCCACCTCCACCACATCCCGGCGCTGGTTCACCGCCAGCGTCATGGCAAAAAACAGATTGCACAGCAGATTGCAGGCTCGGGGCAGCACGGCAGGCACTTCACGCCCCTCCTGCTCCACACGCACCATGCAGCGAATGGCTTTTTTGGCGGCCGACCGACATTGGTGCAGCTGGGGCACGGGCGCGCTGCCGCGCGGCAGCACAAAGGCGTGCAGACGCTCGCCGGCTTGCGCGCGGTAGTAGCCCAACCGATCTTTCAACCAGTCCAGATCGCTTTCCTCCACCGCCAGCTTGCCGCGAATCGAGCCATTGATGTGAAAGGCCAGCGGCTGCAGCCGGTCCAGATCGGCCAACAGATCGGCGTATTCCGGCGGCGTGGCGGCCAGTGCGCTGCCAATCAGGGCGCAGAGCTCGTCGGTGGTGACTTCGAAGTCACACAGATAGGAGGTCTCGCAGATAAAGGGGTAGCACACCTCGTCGAGGATGGGGCTGGGCTTCATATCGGGTCTTTCCATGCAGCGGGCATGACCGCGGCAGTCTGTGGCATCTGCAGGCAGCGTGCCAGCACCGCGGCCGCCACGTCCAGGCGTGGGCCAGGTCGGGTCACGGCGCGGCTTTCCGCCTGACTCAGACGGCAGACCTGGCCGGTGCGCACGGCGCGCAGCTTGGCCCAACCCGGGCGCTGGGCCAGCTCTCGCGCCGTGGCGCCATGGGTTTGAATGATCAGGTCCGGATCGGCCTTGAGCACAAACTCCGGCGCCAGACGCGGAAACGGCCGGTCACTGACTGGCACGATGTTCTGCACCTCCAGCAACGCAAGCAGCTGCCCCATGAAGGAGCCGGGTGCGGCAGCAAACAATGCGGCATCCACCTCCAGATACACACGTGGAGCCGGGCGCCCCTGGCGATCCTGCTGGCTGCGCTGCACCACCTGCATCATTCTTTGCTGCAGCAGCTGCCACAGCGCCTCGCCTCTTTGCTGCTGCAGCACGCTGTCCACCTGCAGCAGCATGGCCCTCACCTCGGGCAGGGTGCTGGCATCCGCCACCACCACGCGCAGGCCAGCGGCCTCCAACCGCCGCTGTGCAGGCGGCACCCGCCCCATGAACACCACATCGGGGCGCAGCTGGATGATGCGTTCGATATCAGGCTCCCAGGTACGCCCCAGCTGAGGCAGATGGCGCACAGCCGGGGGATCTTCGGAAAACACATCCACCCCCACCAGCCGCCCGCAGGCCCCCAGCGCACACACGGCCTCTGTGAGCGAGGGCAGCAAAGAAACAATGCGCTGCGGCGCGGGAATGGGGGCTGGCAGCGGCGCAGGATCGGCCACCGCCCAGCCCGCCACGGCGCACAGCAAGGCGGCAGTGGCCTGGCGCAGGGTACGCAGGCAGGGGTTTAGTGCGGCGTCCATTTCAAACTGACAAAGAAGGTGCGGCCTGCGCTGGCGTAGCCCTTGCTGGGGGCATAGTCCTTGTCTGCCACATTGTTCAGACGAGCCAGCAAGCGCCAGTCCCGGCTCAATGCACGCTCGGCATACAAGTTCACCAGACCATAGCCGGGCAACTGCTGCGTGTTCTCGGCATCGACTTGGCGCTGGCTGTACAGCTGGGCTTCACTGCCCAGGGTCCAACCGGCCAGCTGTGTGTCTGCATAGAGCTTGAGCATGCGCTTGGAGCGGTAAGGCAGCAGCTTGTCGTTCTCCTGATTCTTGGGCTGCATGAAGTCCAGCGAGCCGCCCATATTCCAGCCTGCCACCCGGGTCGAGCCGGACAGTGTCAGACCCGTCAGCTCCACCTTTTCCCAGTTGCGATAGCAGTTGCAGGCTGCAGAACCGCTCCATTCATAGGTGATCTGGTCCCGGATCTTGTTGCGGTAGACCACGGCCGACAACTTGTTCTGGCCTTGCTCGAAATGCAGGCCGGTTTCAATGTTACGGCTGCTTTCCGGGCGAAGATCAGGCGAAGACTGGCCTGTGAAACGCTCATACAGCGTGGGAGTCCGAAAGGCTGTGCCTGCCGAAGCCACCCAGCGCAGGCTGTCGTTGATCTGCAGCCCATAGCCCACGCCTCCGGTGGTCTTGCTCTTCTGGTCGCGCACATCATCGTGGCGCATATGGGCATTGAAGCTGTGCGCCCCGGTTTGCCAGCCCCAGCCCAAGGCAATGGCGTTTTGCACGCGCTTGCTATCTGTATTCACAAGAGAGGAATAAGGTGAGAGCGAGTAATCTGTCTTCAGACGGTCTTCCGTACGCTCATAGTCCACGTTGAAGCGGTGCCCGCCCAATGTCCAGATGTTCTGCCACAGCAGGCCTGCGCTGCGGCCCTCGGCCGATTCCGGGGCGCTGGTGTGGCGGTCGGTGTCCATGCCGGTGTGCGAGAGCTGCACCACGCTGCGATAGCTGCCCGTCCACTGGGCTGCCCACTTCACGCTGGCCGTGGTGGTTTTGACAATGTCGAAATCATCAAATGGCGCGGGGCTTTGATCGTATTGGGCCTTGAGACGGTTGTAGCGCAAGCTGCCGTCCAGAGTGTGGATGCCGGTCTTGTAGCCCAGGTTCAGCCCCACCGAGCTGTTGGAATATCCGTCTTTATCGGGATTGGGCGCCCATTGATTACCCGGATTCACATCCCAGCCATCGCTGCGCTCATCCGCCAGATTCAGTGCATAGCTCAGGCCATTGACGCCACCGGAAATCCCTGCGGCAGCCTTGCTGCTCTTGTGGGTGCCATAGCCCAGCTCCACATAGGGCACGGGCGCACCTTCCTTGCCTTTGCGGGTGAAGATTTGAATCACACCACCCATGGCATCCGAGCCATAAATGGCAGCGGCAGGGCCGCGCAGCACTTCAATGCGTTCGATCTGCGCCAGCGGCAACGTCGCCCACACAGCGCCGCCTTGCATTTCCTGCGTGCCAAATCGCACACCATCCACAAACACCACGGCATGCTGATTGCTCATGCCGCGCAAATACACGCTGGTGGCTTGCCCGGGCCCGCCACTGCGGTTGATTTGCACGCCAGGAACCCGCGCCAGCACATCGGCCACACCAACCGCGCCAGAGCGTTCAATCTCTGCACTGTCGATCACGGTCATATCGGCCGTCACGCTTTCCAAAGACTGGGGCATGCGTGCGGCCGTCACCACGGTTTCGGACAGTCGCGACGCCGAAGCGGTTTGCGCCAGCACGCCGGCGCTGCACAAGGCCATGACGGCGCCCGCCACAGCAGCCAGAGGACAACGCACACGGGCGCACAGGCCTTCCGCGGAGAATTGCTTGAAGTTTTGCATCAATGAATCAAAGGTTGGCACCGGCGTCCCCGCCCGTGCAGCTTGCACCACCAGCCGCCTGCGGACAGGTGCTGAACCTTTTGGCCGGTATCCAGACTGGCGCACCCGCTGCCTCGGCCTTCCCAGAGCGCCAGGCTCCAGTGGCGGGAAAAGAGACAGGGTGGTCTTGCGACCGGTGCGCTCACTGTTGCGGGGGCAGTACATGCTGTGCAGGCTGCAAGGCCTGCATCCATGTTTCCCGTTTAACCACAGCGCCAGAACAGCGCCGTGAGCACCAAAGGCCGGCATTGTACGAAGCCTGGCTTACAGCCCGCTTGTGTGAGAGCTCCCTCACATGCTGCACCGCTTGCACTGTGCCGTGCCTCGCAAGGAGGCAGAAAAGAGCACCGTCCCGCCGGCAAGAAAATGGGCCCGCACCGCGCAAGCTGTCCCATGTAAAAAGCGCCTGCAGGGCTTGCAGGCGCTTGCGGGGCAAAGGCCCGATGCATCCCTCCGCAGGCCTAGCCCCGAGGCTTGCTGGCAGGCAAGGCCGGCGGCTGCGCCGCGCTGAGGGCGGGGACTGCCGGGGCGTGCCGGGCGATGGCTGCGGTGCTGCTGCCCGCAACCCGGGCCGCAGCGCTCTTTCGGGCCTGCTCGCGCGCCTGGCGGCGTTGAAAGCGCAGCAGCTCCTTGTCGTTGCGGCGGATATGCAGCGACAGCCAGTCGCGCAGCACGCTCGACAGCTGGGCCGCCACGGTGATGCTGCCGGCCTGCAGCTTTTTCTCCAGGCTCCACAGCTGGTCCATGAAATGCTGGTGGCCTATCTTGTGGTTGTCCAGATCCGGAAAACCCATCTGCGCCATGATGTGCTCCTCATTGCGCAGATGCTCCTGGGTGCTGACGATCACCCTGTGCAAAATGGTTTCCACCACAGCCCGGCCCTGGCCTTCGCTGGTGGCGGTGTGCAACTCGTTGACCAGCTCCACCAGCAGGCGGTGGTCTGCGTCGATGGGGCCGCCATCGATCACCATGTCATCGGCCCATGCAAAGTAAGCCATGGATCAGGCCTCCAGTGCCGGCAGCGCCTGTCGCGCGGCCAGTGCAGGCTGGGCATAGGTCAGCGTGGTTGCCGTGCCCTTGAACACGCTGACGGCCTGCACCAGCGCCTGGGCCTGAGCCTCCAGCGACTGGGCTGCGGCGGCCGATTCCTCCACCAGGGCCGCGTTGGACTGGGTGACCTGGTCCATCTGCATCATGGCCTGGTTGATCTGCTCGATGCCATGGGTCTGGTCTTCGCTGGCCTCGCTGATCTCGTTCATGATGTCCGCCACGCGGCGCACGCTGACCACGATTTCGTCCATGGTACTGCCGGCTTTTTCCACCAGCGTGCAGCCGTTGCCGACGTTGTTGACCGACTCGTCGATCAGGCCCTTGATTTCCTTGGCGGCCTCGGCTGAGCGGCCGGCCAGGGAGCGCACCTCGGAGGCCACCACGGCAAAGCCCCGGCCCTGCTCGCCTGCGCGGGCCGCTTCCACGGCGGCGTTCAGCGCCAGGATATTGGTCTGGAAGGCAATGCCGTCAATGATGCCGATGATGTCGGCGATCTTGCGCGACGAGGTGTTGATGGCTTCCATGGTGTGCACCACTTCGCCCACCACCTGGCCACCGCGCACGGCGACCTTGGAGGCGGTTTCGGCCAGCTCGGCAGCCTGGCGGCCGTTGGCGAAGTTCTGGCTCACGGTGCCGGCCAGCTCCTGCATGGCGGCCGTGGTTTCTTCCAGCGCACTGGCCTGCTCCTCGGTGCGGCCCGACAAATCCAGGTTGCCGGTGGCAATTTGCGAGGTGGCCGTGGCAATCGCATCGCTGCCGTTACGCACCTCGCCCACGATGTCCGAAAGGCTGTGGTTCATGGTCTGCAAGGCCATCAGCAGCTGACCGGTTTCATCCTGGCTGCGCACGGTGATGCGGCTGCCCAGATCACCTGCGGCCACGGCCTGGGCCACTTGCACGGCTTCACCCAGCGGCCGGGTGATGGCGCGGGTGATGCGCCAGGCCAGGAACAGGCCCAGCCACATGGCTGAAAAACCAATACCCGCCACCCACAGGCGAGCGGACTGGGTGTCGTCCACCGCCTTGTGGCCGGCATCCACCACCAGCTGCTTTTCGATCACGGCCAGGGCATCGGCGTTTTGCTGCACCTGCCCCAGCTGCACCAGGGTGGTGCCCAGCAGCTCCTGGCGGGCCGCATCATCCTGGCCGGCGTCCAGCAGCTCGTAAAAGCGCTTTTGCGATTCCACATACAGGCCGCGCGCGGCCTCGGCCTTTTTCAGCAGATCGCGTGCTTCGGGGCGCTTGATCTGCTCATTGAGCAGATTGAACGCAGCCACAAAGCGCTCGCGGCCCTGTGTGATCTCGGTACGCAAGACCTGACGCTCGGCCGGCGCGCTGACCAGCTGCTGCACCGTGCGCCGGGCATTGGCCAGGGCAATGGTGCTGAGGGTATTGGCCGCTTCGGTCTTGACCCATTCCACATCGATGATGTCGCGCGTGGTGTGGCCCACGCTGGTCAAGCGCACCACGGACACCACGAGGATGATGAACATCAAGACATTGATGGTGAAAAAGGCCAAGCCCAGCTTGGCGCCAATACGCAGGCTGCCACCTGCGGTGAATGAGGGAAGAGGCATGGAAAAGAGAAGAAGGGAACAAGCCAAAAAATGCCCCACTGTCTAGCAGCGGGCGTCAAACATCTATTGATACACCAAGTAACAACTTATCACGCCTGACTTACCGCAAGCTTTACGCGAATTCCCCTCCCCCAAGGCGCAGCGGCCACGCAAGCCCATTGCGCCGCCACGCCCGCAAGGCCCCAGCACCCACGGCGGCCACACAGCCTTTGCAAGCTTCACGTAAGCATGCACTACCATGCAGGCATGCAATCTTTATTCGCTTCTCCCATTTCTCTTCGCTGGCTGCGCCGTGGCGCCCTCACCCTGGCCGCTGGCCTGTGCCTGGCACTGACGGCCTGCGGCGGCACCATGGCCTCCAATGCGGGCAGCAGCTCGGGCAGCGGCATCACGGTGTTTGGCGACATCGACGCCAACGCCTCACGCACCCGCTGACAACGCCCCGCCCATAAAAAATGCCCCGCCAGGCAAGGCCTGCGGGGCATGGGCACACGGCGAAAGCGCTGGCTTATCCGCCGTGGGCAGCGATGTCGCGCTCCACTTCGGCGTGGATGGCCTGCACCCGTGCAGAGGGGCCCTTGCCCAACAGGCTCACCAGCACAATGGCCAGGCTGGACAGTGCAAAGCCCGGCACGATCTCATACAGCTTGAACCACTGGTATTGCTGCCACACCAGCACGGTGACGGCACCCACCACCATGCCGGCCAAGGCGCCATTGCGCGTCATGCGCGGCCACAGCAGCGACAGCAGCACCAGCGGGCCAAAGGCCGCACCAAAACCGGCCCAGGCATTGCTGACCATGGACAGCACCTTGCTGTCCGGATCCTGGGCAATGGCGATGGCCACCACCGCCACCGCCACCGCAAACACCATGGCCCGGCCGAACCAGACCAGCTCTTGCTGGCTGGCCTGCTTGCGCAAAAAGGTTTTGTAGATGTCTTGCGTCAACGCACTGGAGCACACCAGCAGCTGGCAGGACAGGGTGCTCATCACCGCAGCCAGCAAGATGCCGGCCACACTGGTTGCAGCCCGAGCGCTACAGACAGCGCTGGTGCATGGCACGGGCGAAACCGGGCATTCTAGTTGCCTGCGCCAACCGCCCCGGCGCAGCCCGGCCTGGCCACCCGCTGCTGCGGCCCGCACCGCCATGTGGGCACTCACCTGCACCCGACACACAGGCCGCCGAAAGCTTCCCATACCTAAAAATCTAGGCATTTACCCTGAGTCTTCCCCACAGCTTGCTTGCACAACCCTGTGGACAAGTCGTTCCCGCCGCGTGCAAAGC comes from Comamonas sp. GB3 AK4-5 and encodes:
- a CDS encoding TonB-dependent receptor domain-containing protein translates to MQNFKQFSAEGLCARVRCPLAAVAGAVMALCSAGVLAQTASASRLSETVVTAARMPQSLESVTADMTVIDSAEIERSGAVGVADVLARVPGVQINRSGGPGQATSVYLRGMSNQHAVVFVDGVRFGTQEMQGGAVWATLPLAQIERIEVLRGPAAAIYGSDAMGGVIQIFTRKGKEGAPVPYVELGYGTHKSSKAAAGISGGVNGLSYALNLADERSDGWDVNPGNQWAPNPDKDGYSNSSVGLNLGYKTGIHTLDGSLRYNRLKAQYDQSPAPFDDFDIVKTTTASVKWAAQWTGSYRSVVQLSHTGMDTDRHTSAPESAEGRSAGLLWQNIWTLGGHRFNVDYERTEDRLKTDYSLSPYSSLVNTDSKRVQNAIALGWGWQTGAHSFNAHMRHDDVRDQKSKTTGGVGYGLQINDSLRWVASAGTAFRTPTLYERFTGQSSPDLRPESSRNIETGLHFEQGQNKLSAVVYRNKIRDQITYEWSGSAACNCYRNWEKVELTGLTLSGSTRVAGWNMGGSLDFMQPKNQENDKLLPYRSKRMLKLYADTQLAGWTLGSEAQLYSQRQVDAENTQQLPGYGLVNLYAERALSRDWRLLARLNNVADKDYAPSKGYASAGRTFFVSLKWTPH
- a CDS encoding bacteriohemerythrin, which produces MAYFAWADDMVIDGGPIDADHRLLVELVNELHTATSEGQGRAVVETILHRVIVSTQEHLRNEEHIMAQMGFPDLDNHKIGHQHFMDQLWSLEKKLQAGSITVAAQLSSVLRDWLSLHIRRNDKELLRFQRRQAREQARKSAAARVAGSSTAAIARHAPAVPALSAAQPPALPASKPRG
- a CDS encoding methyl-accepting chemotaxis protein yields the protein MPLPSFTAGGSLRIGAKLGLAFFTINVLMFIILVVSVVRLTSVGHTTRDIIDVEWVKTEAANTLSTIALANARRTVQQLVSAPAERQVLRTEITQGRERFVAAFNLLNEQIKRPEARDLLKKAEAARGLYVESQKRFYELLDAGQDDAARQELLGTTLVQLGQVQQNADALAVIEKQLVVDAGHKAVDDTQSARLWVAGIGFSAMWLGLFLAWRITRAITRPLGEAVQVAQAVAAGDLGSRITVRSQDETGQLLMALQTMNHSLSDIVGEVRNGSDAIATATSQIATGNLDLSGRTEEQASALEETTAAMQELAGTVSQNFANGRQAAELAETASKVAVRGGQVVGEVVHTMEAINTSSRKIADIIGIIDGIAFQTNILALNAAVEAARAGEQGRGFAVVASEVRSLAGRSAEAAKEIKGLIDESVNNVGNGCTLVEKAGSTMDEIVVSVRRVADIMNEISEASEDQTHGIEQINQAMMQMDQVTQSNAALVEESAAAAQSLEAQAQALVQAVSVFKGTATTLTYAQPALAARQALPALEA